A genomic segment from Curtobacterium sp. MCSS17_007 encodes:
- a CDS encoding response regulator transcription factor: MTDPIRILLTDDQALFRAGLRVVLDAQPDMEVVGEASDGAEALDRIRELRPDVVLLDMRMAGTDGVETVRQLFSGAFPGPLPRVVVLTTFGLDPAAATAIRLGASGFLLKDTTPPFLFAAVRAVHEGSSVIAPNDLSQLFGADVQRAPAPQPEAFQTLTDRERIVFGWASRGLSNAEIAAKEFVTESTVKTQISSILGKLALRDRVQLVVYAHDHGLAGAREV, encoded by the coding sequence GTGACCGACCCGATCCGCATCCTGCTGACCGACGACCAAGCCCTGTTCCGTGCGGGGTTGCGCGTCGTGCTCGACGCCCAGCCCGACATGGAGGTCGTCGGCGAGGCGTCCGACGGCGCCGAAGCCCTGGACCGAATCCGCGAACTCCGTCCGGACGTCGTGCTGCTCGACATGCGCATGGCGGGGACGGACGGCGTCGAGACCGTGCGGCAGCTGTTCTCCGGCGCGTTCCCGGGGCCGCTCCCCCGCGTCGTGGTGCTCACGACGTTCGGCCTCGACCCCGCCGCGGCCACCGCGATCCGGCTCGGCGCGAGCGGGTTCCTGCTCAAGGACACCACGCCGCCGTTCCTGTTCGCCGCCGTGCGGGCCGTGCACGAGGGCAGCTCGGTGATCGCGCCGAACGACCTGTCGCAGCTGTTCGGCGCCGACGTGCAGCGGGCACCGGCCCCGCAGCCGGAGGCCTTCCAGACCCTGACGGACCGGGAGCGCATCGTCTTCGGGTGGGCGTCTCGCGGCCTGTCGAACGCCGAGATCGCGGCGAAGGAGTTCGTCACCGAGTCGACGGTGAAGACGCAGATCTCGAGCATCCTCGGCAAGCTCGCACTCCGCGACCGGGTGCAGCTCGTGGTCTACGCGCACGACCACGGACTGGCGGGCGCGCGGGAGGTCTGA
- a CDS encoding histidine kinase, whose product MTDRRTFLRPLRTRSIVVDAVWAGIAALVFSAPIDLELEHASPFAVVTACVAIALRRLTPSGAMVVTVALGAVQVTGGERPSLVDLAIAVVIGTVAVVGTRTEAVLAGLLAVVAGASASMYLSTTGYRYALLLNGPSDQVALVLAAPALVLLSVWAAGLAGRAVRSQNAEARRRADAEAAASRAEAVANRAEAVATRAVDEAEAERIRADIARDVHDVVGHSLAVIIAQADSVPFLDDEARIREVSATIASTARSSLVEVRQVLGHIDGSDAATDPTSFEEIVRGIREAGVDVEHAVRGTARPLGAVHGTAARRVLQEMLTNALRHGVPGGAVEVRETWRSADLVLEVENGVPTSALPVGGELGLEELAVATGEHPTVASTRGSGRGLTGMQTRLTTIGGSFDAAVLDAVFSARARIPFDVRGGTTR is encoded by the coding sequence GTGACGGACCGGCGCACGTTCCTCCGGCCGCTGCGGACCCGGTCGATCGTCGTCGACGCCGTCTGGGCGGGGATCGCCGCGCTGGTCTTCAGCGCGCCGATCGACCTCGAACTCGAGCACGCCAGCCCCTTCGCGGTCGTCACCGCCTGCGTCGCGATCGCCCTGCGCCGGCTCACGCCGAGCGGTGCCATGGTCGTGACGGTCGCGCTCGGCGCCGTGCAGGTCACCGGTGGCGAGCGTCCGTCGCTCGTCGACCTCGCCATCGCCGTGGTGATCGGGACGGTCGCCGTCGTCGGGACCCGGACCGAGGCCGTCCTCGCCGGACTGCTCGCCGTGGTGGCCGGAGCGAGTGCATCCATGTACCTCTCCACCACCGGTTACCGCTACGCACTGCTGCTGAACGGTCCGAGCGACCAGGTCGCCCTCGTCCTTGCGGCACCGGCCCTCGTGCTGCTCTCGGTGTGGGCGGCGGGTCTCGCCGGTCGTGCCGTCCGGTCGCAGAACGCCGAGGCCCGGCGCCGTGCCGACGCCGAGGCAGCCGCCAGTCGCGCCGAGGCCGTGGCCAACCGGGCCGAGGCCGTCGCCACGCGTGCGGTGGACGAGGCCGAGGCCGAACGCATCCGCGCCGACATCGCCCGCGACGTGCACGACGTCGTCGGCCACTCGCTCGCCGTGATCATCGCCCAGGCCGACTCGGTGCCGTTCCTCGACGACGAGGCACGCATCCGCGAGGTCAGCGCCACCATCGCGAGCACCGCGCGCAGCTCCCTCGTCGAGGTCCGCCAGGTGCTCGGGCACATCGACGGCTCCGACGCCGCGACCGACCCGACGTCGTTCGAGGAGATCGTCCGCGGCATCCGCGAGGCGGGGGTCGACGTCGAGCACGCCGTCCGTGGGACCGCGCGGCCGCTCGGTGCGGTGCACGGCACGGCCGCTCGACGGGTCCTGCAGGAGATGCTCACGAACGCGCTGCGCCACGGGGTGCCCGGCGGTGCCGTCGAGGTCCGCGAGACCTGGCGGTCGGCGGACCTCGTCCTCGAGGTCGAGAACGGCGTCCCGACGAGTGCGCTCCCCGTGGGCGGCGAACTCGGCCTCGAGGAACTCGCCGTCGCCACGGGCGAGCACCCGACCGTTGCGTCGACCCGGGGTTCCGGCCGTGGCCTCACCGGCATGCAGACCCGACTGACCACCATCGGCGGCTCGTTCGACGCCGCCGTGCTGGACGCCGTGTTCTCCGCGCGCGCCCGCATCCCGTTCGACGTCCGAGGGGGGACGACCCGGTGA
- a CDS encoding SDR family oxidoreductase gives MTDQQQPPGSDQDLTPTADHGEQSYRGSGKLTGKRAVITGGDSGIGKAVAIAFAREGADVLISYLPEEEDDAQDTKRWIEEAGRKAVLLPGDVSDPATCRSIIATAVEELGGLDVLVNNAAYQMTHETIEEISDEEWDHTLATNLSAYFHLVKAALPHLGPGSSIIGSSSVNSDNPKPNLAPYDVTKAGVANLSAALAQLLGERGIRVNSVAPGPIWTPLIPSTMPPEEVEQFGKQSPLGRPGQPAELAPVYVLLASDDGSYVSGARVAVTGGTPIL, from the coding sequence ATGACCGACCAGCAGCAGCCCCCGGGCAGCGACCAGGACCTGACGCCGACGGCGGACCACGGCGAGCAGTCGTACCGCGGCTCCGGCAAGCTCACCGGCAAGCGCGCCGTCATCACCGGCGGCGACAGCGGCATCGGCAAGGCGGTCGCGATCGCGTTCGCTCGCGAGGGTGCCGACGTCCTGATCAGCTACCTCCCCGAGGAGGAGGACGACGCGCAGGACACCAAGCGGTGGATCGAGGAGGCCGGTCGGAAGGCCGTGCTCCTGCCCGGCGACGTGAGCGACCCGGCGACCTGCCGCTCGATCATCGCCACCGCGGTCGAGGAGCTCGGCGGTCTGGACGTCCTCGTGAACAACGCCGCGTACCAGATGACGCACGAGACCATCGAGGAGATCAGCGACGAGGAGTGGGACCACACCCTCGCGACGAACCTCAGCGCCTACTTCCACCTGGTCAAGGCTGCGTTGCCGCACCTCGGCCCGGGGTCGTCGATCATCGGCTCGAGCTCGGTGAACTCCGACAACCCGAAGCCGAACCTCGCCCCGTACGACGTCACGAAGGCCGGCGTCGCGAACCTGTCGGCCGCGCTCGCGCAGCTGCTCGGGGAGCGCGGCATCCGCGTGAACAGTGTCGCGCCCGGACCGATCTGGACGCCGCTCATCCCGTCGACCATGCCGCCGGAGGAGGTCGAGCAGTTCGGCAAGCAGTCGCCCCTCGGCCGCCCGGGGCAGCCGGCAGAGCTGGCACCCGTCTACGTGCTGCTCGCCAGCGACGACGGCAGCTACGTGTCCGGCGCCCGCGTCGCCGTGACCGGCGGCACGCCGATCCTCTGA
- a CDS encoding manganese catalase family protein has product MYFHKQELQFKATPDKPDAIYARKLQEVLGGQYGEISVALQYQFQAWNMHIPGKYRDMVFGIGAEEMGHVEMLATMIAQLLEKSPLGITEDALQDDPTVAAIVGGTDVQHAIVAGAGARPVDSNGNPWQGSYITASGNLLADFTANENAEMQGRVQAARLYHMTDDHGVRDLLSFLIARDTMHQNMWATAAAELREKGVEGFPVPSNFPQSKENQEVNYQYLNFSDGKAAADGPWASGPSFDGKGEYSYHDGPTTSVPMPPPTHPDVRLYGTTEIPNVVEKTAGLVQDTFNKE; this is encoded by the coding sequence TTGTACTTCCACAAGCAAGAGCTCCAGTTCAAGGCGACCCCGGACAAGCCCGACGCGATCTACGCCCGGAAGCTGCAGGAGGTGCTCGGCGGTCAGTACGGTGAGATCTCCGTCGCCCTGCAGTACCAGTTCCAGGCGTGGAACATGCACATCCCGGGCAAGTACCGGGACATGGTGTTCGGCATCGGCGCCGAGGAGATGGGCCACGTGGAGATGCTCGCGACGATGATCGCGCAGCTGCTCGAGAAGAGCCCGCTCGGGATCACCGAGGACGCGCTGCAGGACGACCCGACGGTCGCCGCGATCGTCGGCGGCACGGACGTGCAGCACGCCATCGTCGCCGGCGCCGGCGCGCGTCCGGTCGACAGCAACGGCAACCCCTGGCAGGGCTCGTACATCACCGCGTCCGGCAACCTGCTGGCCGACTTCACCGCCAACGAGAACGCCGAGATGCAGGGCCGCGTCCAGGCCGCCCGGCTTTACCACATGACCGACGACCACGGCGTGCGGGACCTGCTCTCGTTCCTCATCGCCCGCGACACCATGCACCAGAACATGTGGGCGACCGCCGCGGCCGAGCTCCGCGAGAAGGGTGTCGAGGGGTTCCCCGTGCCCAGCAACTTCCCGCAGTCGAAGGAGAACCAGGAGGTCAACTACCAGTACCTCAACTTCTCCGACGGCAAGGCGGCGGCCGACGGCCCGTGGGCGAGCGGTCCGTCGTTCGACGGCAAGGGCGAGTACTCGTACCACGACGGCCCCACCACCTCGGTGCCGATGCCGCCGCCCACACACCCGGACGTCCGTCTCTACGGCACGACCGAGATCCCCAACGTGGTCGAGAAGACCGCGGGGCTCGTGCAGGACACGTTCAACAAGGAGTGA
- a CDS encoding Hsp20/alpha crystallin family protein, whose amino-acid sequence MTMQFDPFRELDRLAGSLLGAGAGAPRSMPMDLYRTGDHYVLDVDLPGIDPGSVDVDVDGSVLTIRAERTLGAPEGSQWLTRERQPGTFVRQLTLGDHLDTARISAAYDNGVLSVTIPVKESAKPRKIDVTTGGGAQQLAVGSGSAE is encoded by the coding sequence ATGACGATGCAGTTCGACCCGTTCCGCGAGCTCGACCGACTCGCCGGCTCCCTGCTCGGTGCCGGCGCCGGTGCTCCCCGCTCCATGCCGATGGATCTCTACCGCACCGGTGACCACTACGTCCTCGACGTCGACCTGCCGGGCATCGACCCCGGCTCGGTGGACGTCGACGTCGACGGCTCGGTGCTCACCATCCGCGCGGAGCGCACGCTCGGCGCCCCCGAGGGATCGCAGTGGCTCACGCGCGAGCGCCAGCCGGGCACGTTCGTCCGACAGCTGACGCTCGGTGACCACCTCGACACCGCGCGCATCAGCGCCGCCTACGACAACGGCGTGCTGAGCGTCACGATCCCGGTCAAGGAGTCCGCGAAGCCGCGCAAGATCGACGTCACCACCGGTGGCGGGGCGCAGCAGCTCGCGGTCGGCAGCGGTTCCGCCGAGTAG
- a CDS encoding MarR family transcriptional regulator translates to MQGTDGSDATTQVARRLSDRIGPFRRALLRTSRAVADLPDVPDAQVEVMRALSDSTTTPSALARRLGLARSTVSNLVSAMEFAGLVERRLAPGDGRRTELRLTPLAEERLTAYDEASTTVLVEALGRLSSEDRDALAAALPALERLHREIAHRDV, encoded by the coding sequence GTGCAGGGGACGGACGGCTCGGACGCCACGACACAGGTGGCCCGCAGGCTCAGCGACCGCATCGGCCCCTTCCGCCGAGCGCTCCTCCGGACCTCCCGGGCCGTCGCCGACCTCCCCGACGTCCCGGACGCCCAGGTCGAGGTGATGCGCGCCCTGTCCGACAGCACCACCACTCCCTCGGCCCTGGCGCGGCGCCTGGGCCTCGCCCGGTCGACCGTGAGCAACCTCGTCTCGGCGATGGAGTTCGCGGGCCTCGTCGAGCGCCGGCTCGCGCCCGGCGACGGACGACGGACGGAGCTCCGGCTCACCCCCCTCGCCGAGGAACGCCTCACCGCCTACGACGAGGCCTCCACGACCGTGCTCGTCGAGGCACTCGGACGCCTGTCGAGCGAGGACCGGGACGCCCTCGCCGCCGCGCTCCCCGCTCTCGAGCGCCTCCACCGCGAGATCGCGCACCGCGACGTCTGA
- a CDS encoding phenolic acid decarboxylase, whose translation MTIQTSVEHPEPPQDLSGIVGHRFVYTYANGWQYEMYVKNATTIDYRIHTGHVGGRWVKDQTVDLVALAAGVYKVSWNEPTGTSVVVNVLPEQRVLHGTIFFPRWIELDGSKTVLFQNDHLDEMQRYRDEGPTYPIYVVPEFAHITLFEHVGEDDETVVDTAPGDLPAGWADRTN comes from the coding sequence ATGACCATCCAGACCTCCGTCGAGCACCCCGAGCCGCCCCAGGACCTGTCCGGCATCGTCGGCCACCGCTTCGTGTACACGTACGCCAACGGCTGGCAGTACGAGATGTACGTGAAGAACGCCACGACGATCGACTACCGCATCCACACCGGACACGTCGGTGGTCGCTGGGTCAAGGACCAGACCGTCGACCTCGTGGCGCTCGCCGCCGGCGTCTACAAGGTCTCCTGGAACGAGCCGACCGGCACGAGCGTCGTCGTCAACGTGCTCCCCGAGCAGCGCGTCCTGCACGGCACGATCTTCTTCCCGCGCTGGATCGAGCTCGACGGGTCGAAGACCGTGCTCTTCCAGAACGACCACCTGGACGAGATGCAGCGGTACCGCGACGAGGGCCCCACGTACCCGATCTACGTCGTACCGGAGTTCGCGCACATCACGCTGTTCGAGCACGTGGGCGAGGACGACGAGACCGTGGTCGACACCGCTCCCGGCGACCTGCCGGCCGGCTGGGCGGACCGGACGAACTGA
- a CDS encoding alpha/beta fold hydrolase, with the protein MAAAPLRGVDPRTTPTTLDHGGRTIRGWQWEPEDGAAADAPAVLLVHGFSDSALGGHQLFVQTARHLVARGAVVRSHDRLGQGVSDGEFADITIRDEVEQVVAMVRAADRGQGVHVVAHSLGAVESALAAARVPSLVRTLTLWSPAGVVVDDITKHDEIQGQPLAPVRERGWFDFGGMPLGSAFIADVQDDLDVYGPVSGYRGPADVVHGSEDAIVPVSYGRRYAELLPGARLTVVDGADHGWSSVPFRERLLALLDERLGLS; encoded by the coding sequence ATGGCCGCCGCGCCACTGCGGGGCGTCGACCCCCGTACCACCCCGACCACGCTCGACCACGGCGGCCGCACGATCCGCGGCTGGCAGTGGGAGCCGGAGGACGGCGCCGCCGCCGACGCACCGGCCGTGCTGCTCGTCCACGGCTTCAGCGACAGCGCGCTCGGCGGGCACCAACTGTTCGTGCAGACCGCACGGCACCTGGTCGCCCGCGGCGCGGTCGTCCGCAGCCACGACCGGCTGGGCCAGGGCGTCAGTGACGGGGAGTTCGCCGACATCACGATCCGCGACGAGGTCGAGCAGGTCGTCGCCATGGTGCGGGCCGCGGACCGCGGGCAGGGCGTGCACGTCGTCGCGCACAGCCTCGGCGCGGTGGAGTCGGCGCTCGCCGCGGCGCGGGTGCCGTCGCTCGTCAGGACGCTCACGCTCTGGTCGCCCGCCGGTGTCGTCGTGGACGACATCACGAAGCACGACGAGATCCAGGGGCAGCCGCTCGCCCCGGTGCGGGAGCGCGGCTGGTTCGACTTCGGCGGGATGCCACTGGGCAGCGCCTTCATCGCCGACGTGCAGGACGACCTCGACGTGTACGGGCCGGTGTCGGGCTACCGTGGGCCGGCCGACGTGGTGCACGGCAGCGAGGACGCGATCGTGCCGGTGTCGTACGGGCGCCGCTACGCCGAACTCCTGCCGGGCGCGCGACTCACGGTCGTCGACGGTGCGGACCACGGCTGGTCGTCGGTCCCGTTCCGTGAGCGGCTCCTGGCGCTGCTCGACGAGCGCCTCGGCCTGTCCTGA
- the mgrA gene encoding L-glyceraldehyde 3-phosphate reductase, with product MAYTAADDRYDSMPYRRTGRSGLDLPLLSLGYWHNFGDDKPFETQRAISRRAFDLGITHHDLANNYGPPYGAAEVNFGRLMREDFRPYRDEMVISTKAGWDMWPGPYGQGGGSRKYVLASLDQSLERMGLDYVDVFYSHRLDASTPLEETMGALHTAVQQGKALYVGISSYDAERSRQAVEILRDLGTPLLIHQPSYSMLNRWIEDEGLLDAAGDLGFGVIGFTALAQGLLTGRYLDGVPEDSRAAAGKSLDAGSLTDEVVEHLRALDDIASERGQSLAQLALAWALRDERVTSLVIGASRVEQLEQNVAALGNLSFTEDELRRIDEHSVGVLDVDLWSGARSGQVS from the coding sequence ATGGCCTACACCGCCGCGGACGACCGCTACGACTCCATGCCCTACCGCCGGACCGGCCGCTCCGGTCTCGACCTGCCACTGCTCTCCCTGGGCTACTGGCACAACTTCGGCGACGACAAGCCGTTCGAGACGCAGCGGGCGATCAGCCGCCGGGCGTTCGACCTCGGCATCACCCACCACGACCTCGCCAACAACTACGGCCCGCCGTACGGCGCCGCGGAGGTCAACTTCGGCCGCCTCATGCGCGAGGACTTCCGCCCCTACCGCGACGAGATGGTGATCTCGACGAAGGCCGGCTGGGACATGTGGCCCGGGCCGTACGGCCAGGGCGGAGGGTCGCGGAAGTACGTCCTCGCCTCGCTCGACCAGTCGCTCGAGCGGATGGGGCTCGACTACGTCGACGTCTTCTACTCGCACCGCCTCGACGCCTCGACGCCCCTCGAGGAGACGATGGGCGCGCTCCACACCGCCGTGCAGCAGGGCAAGGCGCTCTACGTCGGGATCTCCTCCTACGACGCCGAGCGCTCCCGCCAGGCCGTGGAGATCCTGCGCGACCTGGGCACGCCGCTCCTCATCCACCAGCCCTCGTACTCGATGCTCAACCGCTGGATCGAGGACGAGGGCCTGCTCGACGCCGCCGGCGACCTGGGCTTCGGCGTGATCGGGTTCACCGCGCTCGCGCAGGGCCTGCTCACCGGGCGCTACCTCGACGGGGTCCCGGAGGACTCGCGGGCCGCGGCCGGCAAGTCCCTCGACGCCGGGTCCCTGACGGACGAGGTCGTCGAGCACCTCCGGGCGTTGGACGACATCGCGTCCGAGCGCGGCCAGAGCCTCGCGCAGCTCGCACTCGCCTGGGCGCTGCGCGACGAGCGGGTGACCTCGCTCGTCATCGGTGCGTCGCGGGTCGAGCAGCTCGAGCAGAACGTCGCGGCGCTCGGCAACCTGTCCTTCACGGAGGACGAGCTGCGTCGCATCGACGAGCACTCGGTCGGCGTCCTCGACGTCGACCTCTGGTCGGGGGCCCGTTCCGGTCAGGTCAGCTGA
- a CDS encoding MarR family transcriptional regulator: MPLTVVRREHVHLYAREPRSKAAKVAVDALLRLQHAEEQQLEQARAESGLTKNEFLTVRYMLQAHRDGRAMGPKDLAVMLNVSNASVTKIVDGLVTKGDIVRVPHPTDRRAQVLEPTVQAAEKIDSSYARFHEAVVGVMDHLSSEENEILARCLSQITDALAEGTPTPVDEYTVDPEGAAEPNDA; the protein is encoded by the coding sequence ATGCCACTGACCGTCGTCCGCCGTGAGCACGTGCACCTCTACGCCCGGGAGCCGCGGTCGAAGGCCGCGAAGGTCGCCGTCGACGCCCTGCTCCGCCTGCAGCACGCCGAGGAGCAGCAGCTCGAGCAGGCACGCGCCGAGAGCGGCCTGACGAAGAACGAGTTCCTCACCGTCCGCTACATGCTGCAGGCGCACCGGGACGGCCGGGCGATGGGCCCGAAGGACCTCGCCGTCATGCTCAACGTCTCGAACGCCTCGGTGACGAAGATCGTCGACGGCCTCGTCACCAAGGGCGACATCGTGCGGGTGCCGCACCCGACCGACCGCCGGGCGCAGGTGCTCGAGCCCACGGTGCAGGCCGCCGAGAAGATCGACTCGTCCTACGCGCGCTTCCACGAGGCCGTGGTGGGCGTGATGGACCACCTGTCGAGCGAGGAGAACGAGATCCTCGCGCGGTGCCTGTCGCAGATCACCGACGCGCTCGCCGAGGGCACGCCGACCCCGGTCGACGAGTACACGGTCGACCCCGAGGGCGCGGCCGAGCCGAACGACGCCTGA
- a CDS encoding TetR/AcrR family transcriptional regulator: MTHEVDDDATPPRRGGYRKGAERRAQILDEMIRMVAAQGVDASSLRSVADALGITHAALRHYFPSRDELLLAVYREHEVREQDAPDRMRSAIGDMRESASRNRGVPGLVQLYTTLAADAVQEGHPATRDFMRERFTRLRADLAELIAADQAAGRIRADLDPVDLASLGIAASDGLQVQWLLDPEAVDSERVLRLLESIIPAAAD, encoded by the coding sequence ATGACGCACGAGGTCGACGACGACGCGACCCCGCCCCGGCGCGGCGGGTACCGCAAGGGAGCCGAACGCCGTGCGCAGATCCTCGACGAGATGATCCGCATGGTCGCCGCGCAGGGCGTCGACGCGTCGTCGCTCCGTTCCGTCGCGGACGCCCTCGGCATCACGCACGCCGCCCTCCGGCACTACTTCCCGAGCCGCGACGAGCTGCTCCTCGCCGTCTACCGGGAGCACGAGGTCCGCGAGCAGGACGCCCCCGACCGGATGCGCTCGGCGATCGGCGACATGCGGGAGAGCGCCTCGCGGAACCGCGGCGTCCCCGGGCTCGTGCAGCTCTACACGACCCTCGCCGCCGACGCCGTGCAGGAGGGTCACCCCGCCACGCGCGACTTCATGCGCGAGCGGTTCACCCGCCTGCGGGCCGACCTGGCCGAGCTCATCGCCGCCGACCAGGCCGCCGGGCGGATCCGCGCCGACCTCGACCCCGTCGACCTCGCCAGCCTCGGCATCGCCGCGTCCGACGGGCTGCAGGTGCAGTGGCTGCTCGACCCGGAGGCGGTCGACAGCGAGCGGGTGCTCCGGCTGCTCGAGTCGATCATCCCCGCTGCGGCCGACTGA
- a CDS encoding beta-N-acetylhexosaminidase: MLIPQPRSRVDGVGSFTLDERTRVTADPAAEPVAQYLQQVLRASTRLPLFGAGGATDVPLIALRIAADPADLPAGPGGDRSEAFRLEVTTDGVTVTGGGPAGVFYGVQALLQLLPADVYRRGQVRTDGWTLPVTVVEDAPAFAWRGVMLDVARHFRTTAEVLRLVDQLAVHRINRLHFHLTEDQGWRIEIKRYPRLTEVGSWRTESQVGAHVPDADGTLRVAGKDGRPHGGSYTQDDIREIVAYAADRFVTVVPEIETPGHVRAALAAYPELGVHPERQLDVWTEWGIAHDVMNAEERTVQFFRDVLDEVVTLFPSDYIGIGGDECPKDQWEDDPRTQERIRELGLADEEQLQAWIVGQLAAHLGSHGRRAFGWDEILEGGTLSPSATVVSWRGLQGAITAARRGHDVISTPDDQVYLDYRQSDLPNEPIPVSIVLTVDDVYAFDPVPAELTEEERAHVIGGQANMWTEHVDTVRRLDYQLFPRVVALSEALWSADVARPRDVEEFRQRLERHLERLDALGVEYRQESGPRPWEERPGVPGRPHSREERAAYIDAVTANIADGA, translated from the coding sequence ATGCTCATCCCCCAGCCTCGATCCCGCGTCGACGGTGTCGGCTCGTTCACGCTCGACGAGCGGACACGTGTCACCGCGGACCCGGCAGCGGAACCCGTCGCCCAGTACCTGCAGCAGGTGCTGCGCGCCTCCACCCGACTCCCCCTGTTCGGCGCCGGTGGTGCGACCGACGTCCCCCTGATCGCGCTGCGGATCGCCGCCGACCCCGCCGATCTGCCGGCCGGCCCCGGCGGCGACCGCAGCGAGGCCTTCCGGCTCGAGGTCACCACGGACGGCGTCACGGTGACCGGTGGTGGGCCCGCCGGTGTCTTCTACGGCGTCCAGGCGCTCCTGCAGCTGCTGCCCGCGGACGTGTACCGACGCGGGCAGGTCCGCACCGACGGGTGGACCCTCCCGGTCACGGTCGTCGAGGACGCACCGGCCTTCGCCTGGCGTGGGGTCATGCTCGACGTTGCCCGGCACTTCCGCACGACGGCCGAGGTCCTCCGCCTGGTCGACCAGCTCGCCGTGCACCGGATCAACCGCCTGCACTTCCACCTCACCGAGGACCAGGGGTGGCGCATCGAGATCAAGCGGTACCCGCGGCTCACCGAGGTCGGATCCTGGCGCACCGAGTCCCAGGTCGGTGCACACGTGCCGGACGCCGACGGCACGCTCCGGGTGGCGGGGAAGGACGGCCGACCGCACGGTGGGTCCTACACGCAGGACGACATCCGCGAGATCGTCGCCTACGCCGCCGACCGGTTCGTCACCGTCGTGCCGGAGATCGAGACGCCGGGGCACGTCCGCGCCGCGCTGGCCGCGTACCCGGAGCTCGGCGTGCACCCGGAGCGGCAGCTCGACGTGTGGACCGAGTGGGGCATCGCGCACGACGTCATGAACGCCGAGGAGCGCACCGTGCAGTTCTTCCGCGACGTCCTCGACGAGGTCGTGACGCTCTTCCCCTCGGACTACATCGGGATCGGCGGTGACGAGTGCCCGAAGGACCAGTGGGAGGACGACCCCCGGACGCAGGAGCGCATCCGGGAGCTCGGCCTCGCCGACGAGGAGCAGCTGCAGGCCTGGATCGTCGGGCAGCTCGCGGCACACCTCGGGTCGCACGGGCGTCGGGCGTTCGGGTGGGACGAGATCCTCGAGGGCGGGACGCTGTCCCCGTCGGCGACCGTCGTCTCGTGGCGCGGGCTGCAGGGCGCGATCACCGCCGCCCGACGCGGGCACGACGTCATCTCGACCCCGGACGACCAGGTCTACCTCGACTACCGGCAGAGCGACCTGCCGAACGAGCCGATCCCGGTGTCGATCGTGCTCACCGTCGACGACGTGTACGCGTTCGACCCGGTGCCGGCGGAGCTCACCGAGGAGGAGCGGGCGCACGTCATCGGCGGTCAGGCGAACATGTGGACCGAGCACGTCGACACCGTCCGGCGGCTCGACTACCAGCTGTTCCCGCGCGTCGTCGCGCTCTCCGAGGCCCTGTGGTCCGCGGACGTCGCTCGCCCCCGGGACGTCGAGGAGTTCCGCCAGCGGCTCGAGCGGCACCTCGAGCGGCTCGACGCACTCGGCGTCGAGTACCGGCAGGAGTCCGGCCCGCGTCCGTGGGAGGAACGGCCCGGCGTCCCCGGTCGTCCGCACAGCCGCGAGGAGCGCGCTGCGTACATCGACGCCGTGACCGCGAACATCGCGGACGGCGCGTAG